A genomic stretch from Acidobacteriota bacterium includes:
- a CDS encoding DUF547 domain-containing protein encodes MKKDRIETATARMWLQRNLALTLLATAILATACAPPQPERISDWDASDESNVEPIDHGPWQNILDAYLDPDPQGVNVLDYAALAASSDDTAKLAGYLEHLQGIDPRDYRRAEQMAYWINLYNARTVKMVSDSYPVDTIREIHQGDVPMTGPWGDVCANVAGQDLTLDQIEHHILRPIWRDKRIHYAVNCAAYSCPQLMETAFTAANTESLLEAGARTYVNSARGVDVVDDEFIVLSSIYKWYPEDFGDTEESLLEHLVHYADSELADFLEGFEGTIDYDYDWKLNQPQP; translated from the coding sequence ATGAAAAAAGACCGGATTGAAACGGCGACGGCACGCATGTGGCTGCAGCGCAATTTGGCCTTGACCCTGCTCGCCACGGCTATTCTGGCTACCGCCTGCGCTCCCCCGCAACCGGAACGGATCTCCGATTGGGATGCCAGCGACGAGTCCAATGTCGAGCCTATCGATCACGGCCCTTGGCAGAACATCCTGGACGCCTACCTCGATCCCGATCCCCAGGGCGTCAATGTCCTCGACTATGCCGCTCTGGCAGCCAGTTCCGATGACACGGCCAAGTTGGCCGGATACCTCGAGCACCTGCAAGGAATCGACCCCCGAGATTACCGCCGGGCGGAGCAGATGGCCTACTGGATCAACCTGTACAACGCCCGCACCGTGAAGATGGTCTCGGACTCCTATCCGGTGGATACGATCAGGGAGATCCACCAGGGCGACGTCCCGATGACCGGCCCCTGGGGAGACGTGTGCGCCAATGTCGCCGGCCAGGACCTAACGCTCGACCAGATAGAGCACCACATTCTCCGCCCCATCTGGCGGGACAAGCGGATTCACTACGCGGTGAACTGCGCCGCCTACAGTTGTCCGCAACTGATGGAGACGGCCTTCACTGCCGCCAATACCGAGTCGCTGCTCGAAGCAGGGGCGCGGACCTACGTGAACAGTGCTCGAGGTGTGGACGTGGTCGACGATGAGTTCATCGTCTTGTCCAGCATTTACAAATGGTATCCCGAGGACTTCGGGGATACCGAGGAGTCGCTGTTAGAGCATCTCGTCCACTACGCCGACAGCGAGTTGGCAGACTTTCTCGAAGGGTTCGAGGGCACGATCGACTACGACTACGACTGGAAGCTGAACCAACCCCAGCCCTGA